From Rhizophagus irregularis chromosome 9, complete sequence, the proteins below share one genomic window:
- a CDS encoding uncharacterized protein (SECRETED:cutsite_VNA-IP; SECRETED:prob_0.9577); SECRETED:SignalP(1-21), whose translation MMSRSLVFALILLIMVSIVNAIPHQLHKRTTSFSGCANLPPDTPVLSVTLSPDPVVQESTDTFTISGTLKQDITNGYSLYIAFVDDGGNIISSDIVDICKEVTCPVKAGTPYSTTQNVYVPRFRGTTYIVVGIADGIGTTANVIACSTATA comes from the coding sequence atgaTGAGCCGAAGTCTTGTTTTTGCACtcattttattgattatgGTTTCCATAGTCAATGCTATCCCACATCAACTTCATAAAAGAACTACTTCATTTAGTGGATGCGCTAATCTTCCACCAGATACACCCGTACTCAGTGTAACGCTTTCACCTGATCCTGTTGTTCAAGAATCAACAGATACGTTTACCATTTCCGGAACACTAAAGCAAGATATCACTAATGGCTACAGCCTTTATATTGCATTTGTTGATGATGGTGGAAATATCATAAGTAGTGATATAGTGGATATTTGTAAAGAAGTTACATGTCCAGTTAAAGCTGGAACTCCATATAGTACCACACAGAACGTTTATGTACCAAGGTTTAGGGGAACAACTTATATTGTAGTTGGAATTGCAGATGGTATTGGAACTACTGCTAATGTAATAGCCTGTTCTACTGCTACCGCTTAA